In Flavobacterium sp. N3904, one DNA window encodes the following:
- a CDS encoding S1 RNA-binding domain-containing protein yields MIEIGKYNTLTILRDTKVGLFLGNPEKDPEGIHDILLPNKYVPNEFEIGEELIVFVYLDHEERPVATTLEPYILLNEFALLRVNYTNQIGAFMDWGMEKDILVPFKEQARPMEKGKRYLVYLYMDEKTNRLVASSKLNQFLKNDHLTVEKGEEVDLIVSHITELGINVIINEQYKGLLYKDEVYDDAIRTGDRMRGYIKNVRPDNKIDVSLQIQGYQSIEPNAEKILDELRASRGFLRLTDNSHPEDIKTVLKMSKKTFKKAIGALYKEKLIEIRDDGIYLVKE; encoded by the coding sequence ATGATTGAAATAGGAAAATACAATACGCTAACAATATTGCGTGATACCAAAGTGGGTTTGTTTTTAGGAAATCCAGAAAAAGATCCAGAAGGAATACACGATATACTTTTACCCAATAAATACGTACCAAACGAATTTGAAATAGGCGAGGAGCTTATTGTTTTTGTCTATTTGGATCACGAAGAACGCCCAGTTGCTACAACTCTTGAGCCTTATATTTTGTTGAATGAGTTTGCGCTTTTACGCGTAAATTATACCAATCAAATTGGTGCTTTTATGGATTGGGGAATGGAGAAAGACATACTTGTTCCGTTCAAGGAGCAAGCACGTCCTATGGAGAAAGGAAAGCGCTATTTGGTGTATCTTTATATGGATGAAAAAACCAATCGTTTGGTAGCTTCCAGCAAATTAAATCAGTTTTTAAAAAATGACCATCTTACTGTTGAAAAAGGGGAAGAAGTAGATTTGATCGTTTCGCATATTACCGAATTGGGAATCAACGTTATTATCAACGAGCAATATAAAGGACTGTTATACAAAGACGAGGTGTATGATGATGCTATTCGAACAGGAGATCGTATGCGCGGTTATATCAAGAATGTCAGACCTGATAATAAGATTGATGTTTCGCTACAGATTCAAGGATATCAGAGTATAGAACCCAATGCTGAAAAGATTCTAGACGAATTAAGAGCCAGTAGAGGTTTTTTACGACTAACGGATAATTCGCATCCCGAAGATATTAAGACCGTTTTGAAGATGAGTAAAAAAACATTCAAAAAAGCCATCGGAGCTTTATACAAAGAAAAACTAATCGAGATTAGAGATGATGGAATCTACTTGGTTAAGGAATAA
- a CDS encoding glutathione peroxidase: MFFLSIQIQAQVKQTIYQFKVEDLYGKTFDFATLKGKKVMIVNTASKCGLTPQYKDLEALYKEYSAKGFVIVGFPANNFASQEPGTNAEIATFCQQNYGVTFPMMDKVSVKGDDMCAVYQFLTKKSKNGLEDSEVQWNFQKYLINEKGELVKVISPKTLPTDPEIVNWIKA, from the coding sequence ATGTTCTTTTTAAGTATTCAAATTCAAGCTCAAGTGAAACAAACCATTTATCAATTTAAAGTCGAAGATTTATATGGTAAGACTTTTGATTTTGCCACACTAAAAGGCAAAAAAGTTATGATTGTCAATACGGCTTCAAAATGTGGTTTGACTCCGCAGTACAAGGATTTAGAAGCTTTGTATAAAGAATATTCGGCTAAAGGTTTTGTGATAGTAGGTTTTCCTGCGAATAATTTTGCTTCGCAAGAACCGGGAACTAATGCAGAAATCGCGACTTTCTGTCAGCAAAACTATGGAGTTACATTCCCTATGATGGACAAGGTCTCTGTAAAAGGAGATGATATGTGTGCCGTTTATCAGTTTTTGACCAAGAAATCTAAAAATGGTTTGGAGGATTCTGAAGTACAATGGAATTTTCAAAAATACCTTATCAACGAAAAAGGGGAATTAGTAAAAGTAATTTCGCCAAAAACGTTACCAACGGATCCAGAAATTGTGAATTGGATTAAAGCGTAA
- the menD gene encoding 2-succinyl-5-enolpyruvyl-6-hydroxy-3-cyclohexene-1-carboxylic-acid synthase, whose product MTYPKIPLAQSILQIFLAKEIINIIISPGSRNAPLTIGFASNPAFQCYSIADERAAAFFALGIAQQTGKPTVLVCTSGSALLNYYPAFAEAFYSQIPLIVISADRPQSKIDIGDGQTIRQENVFANHSLYNANLLETVSEENDRKINEAINTAIDQKGPVHINAPFEEPLYETVSELSVNSLVFASPKEPQTIDIKELQQYANIWNKSSRKLILIGVNDPHAIADSTIEAFANDESVVVMTENTSNVHHSSFISNIDTIITPFSAEDFEDFRPEILITFGGMVVSKRIKAFLRKYQPKYHWHIDSLRAYDTFGCLTHHFEIEPNAFFNAFLPLTETIESNYFSNLNVIKGIRKEKHEIYLSKIPFTDFKVFEKVITTLPQNSQLQISNSSAIRYAQLIPIDPSIEVYCNRGTSGIDGSTSTAIGAAAANAKQTVFITGDIGFLYDSNALWNNYIPKNFKIILINNGGGGIFRILPGHNETPVFNTFFETSHNLTAEHLAKMYGLDYAAANDEMSLFEGLDSLYAQNDRPSILEVFTPTLENNTVLLQYFKELI is encoded by the coding sequence ATGACTTACCCCAAAATACCTTTAGCACAAAGTATACTTCAAATTTTTTTAGCCAAAGAAATAATCAACATTATCATATCTCCGGGTTCAAGAAATGCCCCCCTTACAATAGGTTTTGCCAGTAATCCTGCTTTTCAATGTTATAGCATTGCCGACGAGCGTGCTGCAGCCTTTTTTGCCTTAGGAATAGCCCAGCAAACTGGTAAACCCACCGTTCTTGTTTGTACTTCTGGATCGGCTTTGTTGAACTATTATCCTGCTTTTGCAGAAGCATTCTACAGCCAGATTCCATTAATTGTGATTTCGGCAGACCGACCGCAGAGCAAGATTGACATTGGCGATGGTCAAACCATTCGTCAGGAAAATGTATTTGCCAACCATTCGCTGTACAATGCCAATTTGTTGGAAACAGTTTCTGAAGAGAATGATAGAAAAATTAACGAAGCCATTAACACCGCTATTGACCAAAAAGGACCAGTGCACATCAACGCGCCATTTGAAGAACCTTTGTACGAAACGGTTTCAGAGCTAAGTGTCAATAGTCTTGTCTTCGCTTCCCCAAAAGAACCACAGACGATTGATATCAAAGAATTACAACAATACGCCAACATTTGGAACAAATCTTCCCGAAAATTGATATTGATAGGTGTAAACGACCCTCATGCTATCGCTGATTCAACTATTGAAGCTTTTGCCAATGATGAATCGGTTGTGGTAATGACCGAAAACACTTCAAATGTGCATCATTCCAGTTTTATAAGTAACATCGATACCATAATTACACCTTTTTCAGCAGAAGATTTTGAAGATTTTCGACCAGAAATTCTAATTACTTTTGGAGGAATGGTTGTCTCCAAACGTATTAAAGCGTTCCTAAGAAAGTATCAGCCGAAATACCATTGGCATATTGATTCTTTAAGAGCGTATGACACATTTGGTTGTTTGACACATCATTTTGAAATTGAACCGAATGCTTTTTTCAATGCTTTTTTACCTTTGACAGAAACAATTGAAAGTAATTATTTCTCGAATTTAAATGTAATTAAAGGCATACGCAAAGAGAAACACGAAATTTATCTGTCTAAAATCCCTTTTACTGATTTTAAAGTATTCGAAAAAGTAATTACTACTTTGCCTCAAAATAGTCAATTGCAAATCAGTAATAGTTCGGCTATTCGTTATGCCCAATTAATTCCCATAGACCCATCCATCGAAGTGTATTGCAATCGAGGTACCAGCGGAATAGACGGCAGTACTTCTACTGCTATTGGTGCAGCTGCCGCCAACGCCAAGCAAACGGTTTTTATAACTGGAGATATTGGATTTTTGTACGACAGCAATGCGCTTTGGAACAATTACATTCCGAAAAACTTTAAAATCATTTTAATAAATAATGGAGGCGGAGGAATTTTTAGAATTTTACCAGGACATAATGAAACGCCTGTTTTTAATACTTTTTTTGAAACTTCTCATAACTTAACAGCAGAACATTTGGCAAAAATGTATGGCTTGGATTATGCCGCTGCAAATGATGAGATGAGTTTATTCGAAGGATTAGATTCATTGTATGCCCAAAATGACCGACCAAGTATTTTGGAAGTTTTTACACCAACTTTAGAAAATAATACTGTTCTATTGCAGTATTTCAAGGAATTGATATAG
- a CDS encoding energy transducer TonB, translating into MHQKKLHLLIAIFIIQYSVAQDTITTFYDQNWKEIKNIENASFSRKFFISDKIYVANDYYKNGSIQMTGTYTNKKGTFREGFFKYFFENGNVKSEGNYLKNKQNGKWKNYLENGTLESEGEYVQGKKNGNWIWYSETGKICANENYIKNKRINYKFFDDEGKEIDISSAEHLASFQGGDANNFTRWVLKNVRYPLEANDSHGTVVIEFYVNTLGEVEDIKIAKSVNRFLDAEAIRVIYSSPTWNPAKEHNKYVKLFYSIPITFK; encoded by the coding sequence ATGCATCAAAAGAAATTACACTTACTAATTGCTATCTTTATTATTCAATATTCTGTAGCACAAGACACTATTACTACATTTTACGATCAAAATTGGAAAGAAATAAAAAACATTGAGAATGCCTCTTTTAGCAGGAAATTTTTTATTTCAGATAAAATTTATGTAGCAAACGATTATTATAAAAATGGCAGTATCCAAATGACTGGAACTTATACAAACAAGAAAGGTACTTTTAGGGAAGGTTTTTTTAAATACTTTTTTGAAAATGGTAATGTTAAATCAGAAGGAAATTACCTAAAGAATAAACAAAATGGAAAATGGAAAAACTATCTAGAAAATGGAACTTTAGAATCAGAAGGTGAATATGTGCAAGGTAAAAAAAATGGAAATTGGATTTGGTATTCTGAAACTGGAAAGATCTGTGCTAATGAAAACTACATCAAAAATAAAAGAATTAATTATAAGTTTTTTGATGATGAAGGAAAGGAAATTGATATTTCTAGTGCTGAGCACTTAGCAAGTTTTCAGGGGGGTGATGCAAATAATTTTACCAGATGGGTCTTAAAAAATGTTAGATATCCGCTTGAAGCCAATGATAGTCACGGCACAGTTGTAATTGAATTTTATGTAAACACTTTGGGTGAAGTTGAAGATATAAAAATTGCTAAAAGTGTGAACCGCTTTTTAGATGCCGAAGCAATTAGAGTTATTTACTCATCCCCGACTTGGAATCCTGCAAAAGAGCATAATAAATATGTAAAATTATTCTATTCGATACCAATAACGTTTAAATAA
- a CDS encoding DUF3943 domain-containing protein, with translation MNPFKTVLYAYLILLSGNTVFSQELENNTTQQSSNLPLLENTVAYANPKNDNILNSFNYNSLSQIDTTHANKNTIAYPPAFKDYRRLAYDTGMYVGATVIAFGILYAMPESATNWDKQAMKENGFAYKWKQNVKAGPVWDEDDWVLNYVTHPYSGAVYYMTARSSGFNIFESFLYSAFMSTFFWEYGIEAFAEIPSKQDLIVTPVIGSAVGECFFYAKKSIIKHDRRVLKSRFLGYTTLFVIDPFNTLLDSFGYKEKQKTQLNVAPIGFDKGTNKTVWGLNFSMQF, from the coding sequence ATGAATCCATTTAAAACCGTTTTATACGCATATTTAATTTTACTTTCAGGGAACACTGTTTTTTCGCAAGAATTAGAAAACAATACCACACAACAAAGTTCCAATCTACCGCTATTAGAGAATACAGTAGCATATGCCAATCCGAAAAATGACAATATATTAAACAGTTTTAACTACAATTCATTATCGCAAATTGACACTACTCATGCAAACAAAAATACAATAGCGTATCCTCCAGCATTTAAAGACTACAGAAGATTAGCCTATGATACCGGAATGTACGTAGGAGCTACTGTTATCGCATTTGGAATTCTGTATGCCATGCCAGAAAGTGCAACCAATTGGGATAAACAAGCCATGAAAGAAAATGGTTTTGCGTATAAATGGAAACAAAATGTAAAAGCGGGTCCAGTTTGGGACGAAGATGATTGGGTTTTAAATTATGTGACCCATCCCTATTCAGGTGCGGTTTATTATATGACTGCACGAAGTAGTGGTTTTAATATTTTTGAATCCTTTTTATATTCGGCCTTTATGTCTACTTTTTTCTGGGAATATGGTATCGAAGCTTTTGCCGAAATTCCTTCAAAACAAGACTTAATAGTAACTCCTGTAATAGGCTCGGCAGTAGGCGAATGTTTTTTCTATGCTAAAAAAAGTATTATAAAGCATGATCGAAGAGTATTAAAATCTCGTTTTTTAGGATACACCACCTTATTTGTTATCGACCCATTTAATACTTTATTGGATAGTTTTGGCTATAAAGAAAAACAAAAAACACAACTGAATGTAGCTCCTATAGGTTTTGATAAAGGAACAAATAAAACTGTTTGGGGACTTAATTTTAGTATGCAGTTTTAA
- a CDS encoding GNAT family N-acetyltransferase yields MKIKLRPYQTEDTQAILDIINYNILNSTALYDYNIRTYEQQKAILEEKINKHFPVIVAKQDGKVVGFGMYSEFRFREAYKYTVEHSVYVDKEHHGKGIGKLLLYELIQLAKNQKLHTMIAVIDAENQSSVDFHEKFGFKTVGIIKESGYKFDRWLHSVFMQLILE; encoded by the coding sequence ATGAAAATCAAATTAAGACCCTACCAAACCGAGGATACGCAAGCCATATTGGATATTATCAATTATAATATTCTAAACTCAACGGCTTTATATGATTACAACATTCGAACTTACGAACAGCAAAAGGCAATATTGGAAGAAAAAATCAACAAACATTTTCCTGTAATTGTTGCAAAACAGGATGGTAAAGTGGTTGGTTTTGGGATGTATAGTGAATTTCGATTTAGAGAAGCCTATAAATACACCGTAGAACATTCTGTTTATGTCGATAAAGAACATCATGGAAAAGGAATTGGAAAATTATTATTATATGAATTGATACAATTGGCCAAAAACCAAAAATTACACACTATGATTGCTGTAATCGATGCCGAAAACCAAAGCAGTGTCGATTTTCATGAAAAATTTGGATTTAAAACCGTTGGAATCATCAAAGAATCTGGTTATAAATTTGATCGTTGGTTGCATTCGGTTTTTATGCAATTGATTTTGGAGTGA
- a CDS encoding tRNA-dihydrouridine synthase family protein, protein MSFTLLSSPLQGFTDFRFRNAINKYFGGIDTYYSPYIRLNGKLVIKSSYERDLLPENNIGLEVIPQIITNDADEFIFVAKYVKELGYKELNWNLGCPYPMVTKSGMGSGLISNTEKINHILERVHNETDIIVSMKMRLGYDTSEEILDLLPILDNYPIKNIAIHARIGKQLYKGGVHLDAFQQCIDNTKHKLYYNGDITSVSKFHEMQERFPTIDHWMIGRGLISDPFLPSMIKSDASDYPKNKMELFSDFHDTLYQGYSESLSGSTHILLKMHHLWEYFSVIFSNPHKVHKNIKKSKSIKNYEATVKEVIAKEK, encoded by the coding sequence ATGAGCTTTACCCTCCTTTCTTCACCCTTACAAGGATTTACCGATTTTAGATTTCGAAATGCCATCAACAAATACTTCGGTGGTATTGACACCTATTACTCCCCATACATTCGTCTGAACGGTAAATTGGTTATAAAATCATCTTACGAAAGAGATTTGCTTCCTGAAAACAACATTGGCCTTGAAGTTATTCCGCAAATTATAACCAATGACGCAGACGAATTTATATTTGTTGCTAAATATGTCAAAGAATTAGGATATAAGGAATTGAACTGGAATTTGGGTTGTCCTTACCCTATGGTTACAAAATCCGGTATGGGTTCCGGTCTTATCAGCAATACCGAAAAAATCAATCATATTCTAGAAAGAGTCCATAATGAAACCGACATTATTGTGTCTATGAAAATGCGTTTGGGCTATGATACTAGCGAAGAAATTCTGGACCTCTTACCCATTTTAGACAATTACCCAATAAAAAACATTGCCATACACGCGCGTATAGGGAAACAACTGTATAAAGGTGGCGTACATCTGGATGCGTTTCAACAATGCATTGACAACACCAAACACAAATTGTATTACAACGGTGATATTACTTCGGTGTCTAAATTCCACGAAATGCAAGAACGCTTTCCAACTATTGACCATTGGATGATTGGTAGAGGATTAATCTCAGATCCTTTTTTGCCGAGCATGATTAAAAGCGATGCTTCCGATTATCCAAAAAATAAAATGGAATTGTTTAGTGATTTTCACGACACTTTATATCAAGGTTATAGCGAATCATTATCGGGATCAACTCATATACTTTTGAAGATGCATCATTTATGGGAATATTTTTCGGTTATATTTTCAAATCCGCATAAAGTTCATAAAAACATTAAAAAGTCCAAAAGCATCAAAAATTACGAAGCTACGGTTAAGGAAGTTATTGCTAAAGAAAAGTAG
- a CDS encoding DUF2853 family protein, which yields MSARDVLIVKYAADLKDKCGISPDMDLLTKVTIGCGPSIYNPDSSVVAGSQQAELDTIKNNFLIKKLGLSSGSALDVGINAVLEQYGKSNRNKYRAVVYYLLAVYFGKQSVYN from the coding sequence ATGAGTGCAAGAGATGTATTAATTGTAAAATATGCAGCCGATTTGAAAGACAAATGCGGTATTAGTCCTGATATGGACTTATTGACAAAAGTGACAATAGGTTGTGGCCCGTCAATATATAATCCAGATTCTTCAGTAGTTGCTGGAAGTCAACAAGCTGAATTAGATACAATAAAAAATAATTTTTTAATCAAGAAATTAGGATTATCAAGTGGTTCAGCACTAGATGTAGGAATTAATGCCGTATTGGAGCAATATGGTAAGTCAAACAGAAATAAATACAGAGCAGTTGTATATTATTTATTAGCTGTTTATTTTGGGAAGCAAAGTGTATACAATTAA
- a CDS encoding two-component regulator propeller domain-containing protein, whose translation MKIKIVFFIFIFGGFIACNQKENLSSLNKEFTKSTETINHISLLDSSKISDLKYSLEQLDNTKGLSNSSVNTIFQDSENLLWIGTWDGLNRYDGNSFKIFRPEQDNENSLSNQVILKIAEDNSGQIWILTIHGINRYNKKTDAFQRFYFSRENKPPLSESEFNMALDASKKVFCAVKDWGIGYFDGTVFQLLNVKNLSAKAVKKMEFSPNGELLVLFENNELYALSVKTVNDGKKIISKIKLISKNIHTFEVISNKYVCIVSTTGNAVLHSLSDNKNQILPTQNIDNIIGHIPEGIVLSGKSGYFIIDSYGNMVSKPWLKYLKSQKITTLIQGSENVLWTGTDGDGLFKIYPLKKAFNLISKAQVPQLDGGIIRAFLEVDGNSFWVGTKGKGLFRFASNFYLNPDKAIQYQNFNESNSPINNAVFALCEGQDNLVFIGTDGNGVTVFDLKKSKLINWSAIKGNEKCDYFKSVYSIFQDKKGFIWLGTNGYGMIRCKILRSGDQLKVTEIKRYVASNNAKSLSSNIIFSIVSRNDQQLWIGTRLGGLNLFDKESGEFSTYKNIKNDPKSLSNNDILCLQTDANNRLWIGTSFGLNLLEDLKTNGEAVFRSFTVKEGLPNNTIHGIVTDKKSNLWISTNFGLSNFNLNESKFINYTKNEGLQNNEFADGAFYQDQKSDFVFMGGIKGFNYFLPQKIIESSVIPDILIDKISGQNQPIPYYQGLVIAPDSKTNPSIVLDHDQNFFDIELAALTYVNSEKCQYAYQLKHFDKEWNSINNRRIISFTNVPQGYYSLWIKWSNSDGVWSKPVHAIDIRVKPVFWQSNLALVIYMILTALFILFVLSYYKKRQSLSQNILFRKREEELHENRLTFFTNIAHEFQTPLTLIVGPVQKLAETANLSERNQKFLHMIQRNSSRLLFLTQQLLEFRKAEYDYLEITAREFDLVSLVEQIAELFDEWALDKMIDYKLDIPSALPGWFDKDKIEKIVFNLMSNAFKYTPINGKIDVKFALQDNSKILNITIVNTGSGIPKEKLDSLFDRFFLSDTNKAPENDLFRTGIGLAYIKKLVSVLRGEILVSSIANEQTTFTVLIPCSEESFTEKELDVEVSPILISQHLKNILEEIPNKSDDTPNKIVSLLDIQDNRKTILLVEDEKEIHLFLEDLLGEKYKIMPAYNGLEAIEILEKEMPDIIISDVMMPMMDGVELCKKVKQDIKTCHIPFIMLTAKDSVIHRIEGLESGANSYIPKPFYPDHLLIRIQKLLEEKELILKHFTQDTLSENLATLPINKDEKDFVKKVIELIRTNIDNENLQSLLIEKELGISNSQLYRKIKQIFGFTPADLIRTVRLKYAAELLRKNVLTVSEVCYQSGFNNRSYFYREFNKMYNTTPKNYQLKYKGK comes from the coding sequence TTGAAAATTAAAATTGTATTCTTCATCTTTATTTTTGGAGGTTTTATAGCCTGCAATCAAAAAGAAAATCTTTCGTCTCTGAATAAGGAATTTACTAAAAGTACTGAGACTATTAATCATATATCACTTTTAGATTCATCCAAGATTTCTGATTTAAAATATTCGTTGGAGCAATTGGATAATACCAAGGGATTGTCCAATAGTTCTGTTAATACCATTTTTCAGGATTCTGAGAATTTACTTTGGATCGGGACCTGGGATGGATTGAATCGATATGACGGAAATAGTTTCAAGATTTTCAGACCGGAACAGGATAATGAAAATAGTCTTAGTAATCAGGTAATCCTCAAAATAGCCGAAGATAATTCGGGGCAGATTTGGATATTGACAATTCATGGAATTAATCGATACAATAAAAAAACAGATGCATTCCAGCGTTTTTATTTTTCCAGAGAAAACAAACCACCCTTGTCTGAGTCTGAGTTTAATATGGCATTGGATGCTTCCAAAAAAGTATTTTGTGCAGTAAAAGATTGGGGAATCGGTTATTTTGACGGAACTGTTTTTCAATTGCTCAATGTCAAAAATCTTTCTGCCAAAGCGGTCAAAAAAATGGAATTTTCTCCAAACGGAGAATTGTTGGTACTGTTTGAGAACAATGAACTTTATGCTTTATCTGTTAAAACGGTCAATGACGGGAAAAAGATAATTTCAAAAATCAAATTGATTTCAAAAAACATTCACACATTTGAAGTGATTTCCAATAAATATGTCTGTATTGTATCAACTACTGGAAATGCTGTGTTACATTCTTTATCCGACAATAAAAATCAAATCCTGCCGACCCAAAATATTGACAATATTATTGGACATATTCCGGAAGGAATTGTGCTATCGGGTAAATCAGGTTATTTTATTATTGACAGTTACGGCAATATGGTTTCCAAACCCTGGTTGAAATACCTCAAAAGCCAAAAAATAACCACATTAATACAAGGAAGCGAAAATGTGCTTTGGACGGGAACTGATGGAGATGGTTTATTTAAAATATATCCGCTGAAAAAAGCTTTTAATTTAATTTCAAAAGCACAGGTTCCTCAGCTGGACGGTGGAATTATTAGGGCATTTTTGGAAGTGGATGGAAATTCTTTTTGGGTGGGTACAAAAGGGAAAGGACTATTTCGTTTTGCATCAAATTTCTATTTGAATCCCGACAAAGCGATACAATATCAGAACTTTAACGAAAGTAACAGTCCAATTAATAATGCAGTATTTGCTTTATGCGAAGGGCAAGATAATCTTGTTTTTATTGGTACTGATGGTAATGGAGTAACTGTGTTTGACTTAAAAAAATCTAAACTTATTAATTGGTCTGCTATTAAAGGGAATGAAAAATGTGATTATTTTAAGTCTGTCTATTCCATTTTTCAGGATAAAAAAGGATTTATATGGCTTGGTACTAATGGCTATGGAATGATTCGCTGTAAAATTTTGCGTTCAGGAGATCAATTAAAAGTAACCGAAATCAAAAGATACGTTGCGAGTAACAATGCAAAATCACTCAGCAGTAATATTATTTTTTCTATAGTTTCCAGGAATGACCAACAACTTTGGATAGGAACCCGCTTGGGTGGTCTTAATCTTTTTGATAAAGAATCGGGAGAGTTTAGCACCTATAAAAATATTAAGAATGATCCCAAAAGTCTCTCCAATAATGATATTTTGTGTTTGCAGACTGATGCAAACAACCGACTTTGGATAGGAACGAGTTTTGGTTTGAACTTATTGGAAGATTTAAAAACAAATGGGGAAGCTGTGTTTCGAAGTTTTACTGTCAAAGAAGGATTGCCAAATAATACCATTCATGGAATAGTTACCGATAAAAAATCGAATCTATGGATAAGCACCAATTTTGGCTTGTCCAATTTCAATCTTAATGAGTCTAAGTTTATTAATTACACCAAAAACGAAGGTCTTCAGAATAATGAATTTGCAGACGGTGCATTTTATCAAGACCAGAAATCGGATTTTGTTTTTATGGGAGGTATAAAAGGATTTAACTATTTTTTACCTCAAAAAATAATAGAATCTTCTGTAATTCCAGATATTTTAATTGATAAAATTAGTGGTCAAAATCAGCCTATTCCGTATTATCAGGGATTGGTGATAGCTCCAGATTCTAAGACAAATCCTTCTATTGTGTTGGATCATGATCAAAACTTTTTTGACATTGAATTGGCAGCTTTGACTTATGTCAACAGTGAAAAGTGTCAATATGCCTATCAACTGAAGCATTTTGATAAGGAGTGGAACAGCATTAATAATCGAAGAATTATCTCCTTTACAAACGTTCCACAAGGCTATTATTCGTTGTGGATCAAATGGTCCAATAGTGATGGAGTTTGGAGTAAACCTGTTCATGCCATTGATATAAGAGTAAAACCTGTATTTTGGCAATCCAATCTTGCGCTTGTTATTTATATGATACTAACGGCACTTTTTATACTTTTTGTATTAAGCTATTATAAAAAACGTCAGTCATTGAGCCAAAATATTCTCTTCCGAAAAAGAGAAGAAGAACTTCACGAAAACAGGCTTACCTTTTTTACCAATATTGCACATGAATTTCAGACTCCTCTGACTTTGATAGTCGGGCCAGTACAAAAACTAGCAGAAACGGCAAATCTCAGCGAGCGTAATCAAAAGTTCTTGCATATGATTCAACGCAATTCGTCAAGGTTATTGTTTTTGACCCAACAATTATTGGAGTTTCGAAAAGCTGAGTACGATTATCTGGAGATTACGGCAAGAGAGTTTGATCTTGTTAGCTTGGTAGAGCAAATTGCTGAATTGTTTGATGAATGGGCATTGGATAAAATGATTGATTATAAGCTTGATATTCCATCTGCATTGCCGGGTTGGTTTGACAAAGATAAGATTGAAAAAATAGTGTTCAACTTGATGTCAAATGCATTCAAATACACTCCAATAAATGGAAAAATTGATGTTAAGTTTGCGCTTCAGGATAATTCCAAAATCTTGAACATAACTATTGTAAATACAGGAAGCGGAATTCCGAAGGAGAAATTAGACTCGTTATTTGATCGATTTTTTCTGTCGGATACCAATAAAGCTCCAGAGAACGATTTGTTTAGAACCGGTATTGGGTTGGCCTATATTAAAAAACTGGTTTCTGTATTGAGAGGAGAAATTCTGGTTTCGAGTATTGCTAATGAACAGACCACTTTTACCGTTCTGATTCCTTGCAGTGAAGAGTCTTTTACCGAAAAAGAATTGGATGTAGAAGTCAGTCCAATTTTGATTTCCCAACATCTTAAAAATATTCTTGAAGAGATTCCAAACAAGTCTGATGATACGCCGAATAAAATTGTTTCACTTCTGGATATTCAAGACAATCGTAAAACAATTTTGTTAGTGGAGGACGAGAAAGAAATCCATTTGTTCCTAGAAGATTTATTAGGCGAAAAGTATAAAATTATGCCTGCTTATAATGGTTTGGAAGCGATCGAGATTCTTGAAAAGGAGATGCCAGATATTATTATTAGCGATGTAATGATGCCGATGATGGATGGAGTTGAACTTTGTAAAAAAGTCAAGCAGGATATAAAAACCTGTCATATTCCGTTTATAATGCTTACTGCAAAAGATTCGGTTATTCATAGAATTGAAGGACTGGAAAGTGGTGCCAATTCTTATATTCCAAAACCTTTCTATCCAGACCATTTATTAATACGTATACAAAAGCTTCTTGAAGAAAAAGAACTAATACTAAAACATTTTACACAAGATACGCTTTCAGAAAATCTGGCTACACTTCCGATTAACAAGGATGAAAAAGATTTTGTAAAAAAGGTGATTGAATTGATTCGCACTAATATTGATAATGAAAATCTTCAAAGTTTATTAATAGAAAAGGAATTAGGCATTAGTAATTCACAATTGTATCGAAAAATTAAGCAGATTTTTGGTTTTACACCGGCAGATTTAATACGGACTGTGCGATTAAAATATGCTGCGGAACTTCTTCGTAAAAATGTACTTACAGTATCGGAGGTATGTTACCAATCGGGATTTAATAACCGTTCTTATTTTTACCGTGAGTTTAATAAAATGTATAATACAACTCCTAAAAATTATCAATTAAAATACAAAGGAAAGTAA